In a genomic window of Candidatus Chazhemtobacterium aquaticus:
- a CDS encoding LAGLIDADG family homing endonuclease, producing MKKTLQAYLAGFLDADGSIYVRLKPNSTYRYDYQVAPSVVFFQKDTEKEFLNKLQKQVKLGYLRYRKDGIIEYTIGDRESIRKIIEITLPYLRLKKKQAQLMLNILDYSKSVNSAQDFLELAKLIDKFEKLNFSKKRTINTQRVRHHLQQKGLLTP from the coding sequence ATGAAAAAAACGCTTCAAGCATATTTAGCTGGCTTCTTGGACGCAGATGGAAGTATTTATGTCCGTCTCAAACCAAATTCTACCTATAGATACGACTATCAAGTCGCACCGTCAGTCGTCTTTTTTCAAAAAGACACTGAAAAAGAGTTCCTGAACAAGCTCCAAAAACAGGTAAAACTAGGTTATTTACGATATCGTAAAGACGGCATTATTGAATACACAATAGGTGACAGAGAATCTATAAGAAAGATTATAGAAATCACTCTCCCCTATCTTCGTCTAAAAAAGAAACAAGCACAATTAATGCTAAACATTTTAGATTATTCCAAATCAGTTAATTCTGCTCAAGATTTTCTTGAGTTAGCAAAATTGATTGATAAATTTGAGAAACTAAATTTTTCAAAAAAACGCACCATAAATACACAGAGGGTTCGTCACCATCTGCAACAAAAAGGATTGTTGACCCCGTAG
- a CDS encoding CARDB domain-containing protein, whose translation MISRKKLRRKTKKIAIALLNVVLLLNPIISTTMVMAEDGGGETIGEIVNIETQAPPTEEEVKTEPKEEAAQATPEETPSAELEMETGSAVAVAESVGVVNTTLVESEIEVATEVVKETEGDIVPFVMEKEATNSAEPESNEGGNEEGVNIEIDNQAEVVTIASASAITGENLQVQEGATGEAKMSTGTAVALANGVTVANTTLINSELEVGTISVVTPWEGDLILEQMNGKEGSFFKLIGGIDISNTGQVYGETTAEAITGENVQQASGSATMETGDAVALASNKTMADTTLIGVDVFELLVENLFLWSGGIRNWEHAGSWTDPLTMLAGTGKGGCEADGCINEVEIENEAKVTTVAQATAVSGGNTQVTSGNASMVTGPAYAGASTTNIVNTTLIDSRYRLLQLLLFSPWKGDLVFAYPDLVAGLQVPGEVKAGEILRFKAGVVNEGDKKMVDSKLRVLVSDGTKIVLDQERGVGDLDVNELREEEFELKVDSGWQKLMVRVEATGSEADENESNNWAEAEVSILEQVDGAGGSDEESEAEASLALTGGNNIGEYVYGGDGVRYQFKVCNEGPSGTNELMMIQRFFNQDGVWLGEMELPLGELESGKCRNVNFVFTVPPVAGEYYTETVVKGMAGGRTEIFSNTINDPLPVRGRLASLIVSEAAAQEGSILGGSEDMVLGDQDSASVCANCNPWPWYGLSVVLSLSYYWLNSKKEDVRKRRYGLGMTAPLIAYGGLWMSSPGCRDGLLLLGRSGFWCKWFLVIALVIYGVIMVGGESIRRRK comes from the coding sequence ATGATAAGTAGAAAAAAATTAAGAAGAAAAACCAAAAAAATAGCTATAGCACTGCTTAACGTAGTACTACTGCTTAACCCGATAATCTCAACCACTATGGTGATGGCGGAGGATGGTGGTGGAGAAACCATAGGGGAAATAGTAAACATCGAGACCCAAGCACCACCAACTGAAGAGGAGGTGAAGACGGAACCTAAGGAAGAAGCAGCCCAGGCAACACCAGAAGAAACGCCAAGTGCAGAGTTAGAGATGGAAACAGGATCGGCAGTGGCGGTGGCGGAGTCGGTGGGAGTCGTAAATACAACCTTGGTTGAGAGTGAGATAGAGGTCGCAACTGAGGTGGTCAAAGAAACAGAGGGGGACATAGTACCTTTTGTGATGGAGAAAGAAGCAACAAACTCGGCAGAACCGGAGAGTAATGAGGGAGGGAATGAGGAAGGTGTGAATATTGAAATTGACAACCAGGCCGAGGTGGTGACAATCGCATCGGCTTCGGCAATTACAGGAGAGAACCTACAAGTTCAAGAGGGTGCAACCGGTGAGGCGAAGATGAGTACCGGGACAGCGGTAGCTCTGGCAAACGGAGTAACGGTGGCTAACACAACCTTGATTAACTCTGAGCTAGAAGTGGGAACAATCAGCGTGGTAACACCATGGGAGGGAGATCTGATCCTGGAGCAGATGAATGGAAAAGAGGGGAGTTTCTTTAAACTAATCGGAGGAATAGATATATCAAATACCGGGCAAGTTTATGGCGAAACTACGGCTGAGGCGATAACTGGAGAGAATGTTCAGCAAGCAAGCGGAAGCGCGACTATGGAAACGGGTGATGCTGTGGCTTTGGCTTCAAACAAGACGATGGCAGATACAACCTTAATTGGGGTGGATGTGTTTGAGTTATTAGTCGAGAATCTATTCTTGTGGAGTGGAGGTATAAGGAACTGGGAACATGCAGGGAGTTGGACTGATCCATTAACAATGCTGGCTGGAACAGGTAAAGGAGGATGTGAAGCTGATGGGTGCATTAATGAGGTGGAGATAGAGAATGAAGCAAAGGTAACAACAGTAGCTCAGGCAACGGCAGTGAGTGGTGGAAACACACAAGTAACAAGTGGGAATGCTTCTATGGTGACCGGACCAGCGTATGCCGGGGCAAGTACAACAAACATCGTTAATACGACTCTGATTGATTCCCGATACCGACTGTTGCAGTTGCTGTTGTTTTCGCCTTGGAAAGGAGACCTGGTGTTTGCATATCCTGATTTGGTAGCCGGACTCCAAGTGCCTGGTGAGGTGAAGGCAGGAGAGATATTAAGATTTAAGGCGGGGGTGGTAAATGAGGGGGATAAGAAGATGGTGGACAGTAAGTTGCGAGTATTGGTAAGTGATGGAACGAAGATAGTGTTAGACCAGGAAAGAGGAGTGGGGGACCTTGATGTTAATGAGTTGCGAGAAGAAGAGTTTGAGTTGAAAGTTGATAGCGGCTGGCAGAAACTGATGGTGAGAGTGGAGGCAACAGGTAGCGAGGCAGATGAGAATGAGAGCAACAACTGGGCAGAGGCAGAGGTGTCAATACTTGAGCAAGTGGATGGGGCAGGAGGTAGTGATGAGGAGAGCGAGGCGGAGGCTAGTTTAGCCTTAACGGGGGGAAATAATATTGGTGAGTATGTTTATGGCGGTGATGGGGTGAGATATCAGTTTAAGGTCTGTAATGAAGGACCGTCAGGAACAAATGAACTGATGATGATACAAAGATTCTTTAATCAAGACGGGGTCTGGTTGGGTGAGATGGAACTACCTCTGGGAGAACTGGAAAGCGGTAAGTGTCGAAATGTTAACTTTGTTTTTACAGTACCGCCCGTTGCAGGTGAGTATTACACCGAGACAGTGGTTAAGGGTATGGCTGGAGGAAGAACTGAGATCTTTTCAAATACAATTAATGATCCATTGCCGGTACGAGGCAGGTTGGCTTCGTTGATAGTGTCAGAGGCAGCGGCTCAGGAGGGATCAATTTTGGGCGGAAGTGAGGATATGGTGCTGGGAGACCAGGATAGTGCAAGTGTATGTGCTAACTGTAACCCGTGGCCGTGGTATGGTCTGTCGGTAGTTTTAAGCCTTTCTTATTACTGGTTGAATAGTAAGAAAGAGGATGTGAGAAAGCGGAGATATGGTCTGGGAATGACGGCTCCACTGATTGCTTACGGAGGACTATGGATGAGTAGTCCTGGATGCAGAGATGGATTGCTATTACTTGGCCGATCGGGATTCTGGTGCAAGTGGTTCTTGGTGATTGCCTTGGTGATTTATGGGGTGATTATGGTTGGAGGGGAGAGTATAAGGAGGAGGAAATAG
- a CDS encoding sortase yields MNKKLSFLLLGLGVLILIVVFLPLLTQELCFHITPPPSPEQIILPSSSQEAEEFNKQPEILEQKVVITPDNFEFSLVIPKIGLNTRVFPNIDSGNPDIYLPILKKGVAHALHSSLPNQSGPVFIFAHSTDNFFNLTRYNAVFFLLSKLDQGDSIYLFYNNQQYHYQVTHQQVVSPEDIPDLVSSIKDNTLILQTCYPPGTTLKRLLLFANPN; encoded by the coding sequence ATGAACAAAAAATTAAGTTTCCTTCTTCTTGGTCTTGGTGTCCTCATCCTCATCGTTGTCTTTCTTCCTCTTCTGACTCAGGAGCTCTGTTTCCACATCACCCCCCCTCCATCTCCAGAGCAGATCATCTTGCCTTCTTCATCACAAGAAGCAGAGGAGTTTAACAAGCAACCAGAGATTCTAGAACAAAAAGTCGTCATTACTCCAGACAACTTTGAGTTTTCTCTAGTCATCCCCAAGATCGGTCTTAATACCAGAGTCTTTCCCAACATCGATAGTGGCAACCCTGACATCTATCTTCCCATTCTTAAAAAAGGAGTTGCCCACGCTCTACATAGTAGTTTGCCTAATCAGTCAGGACCCGTCTTCATCTTCGCCCACTCAACCGATAACTTTTTTAATCTTACTCGCTACAACGCTGTTTTCTTTCTTCTCTCCAAGCTAGACCAGGGTGACTCCATCTACCTCTTCTATAACAACCAGCAATATCACTACCAGGTCACTCATCAGCAAGTCGTCTCGCCCGAAGACATCCCCGATTTAGTTTCCTCAATCAAAGACAACACTCTCATCCTCCAAACCTGCTATCCTCCGGGTACTACCCTCAAACGACTTCTACTTTTTGCTAACCCTAACTAA
- a CDS encoding DUF11 domain-containing protein has product MKKIWIKRFTSLALSLILLTNSLTPYILAQEITPSPEPTPTTETTPTPEPTLTATPTPETTPTPTLEVTPEVTPEVIPTPLPDTNPVDPDLATTPSDPVPSPTPSVDLDSPDAQGSAQLTPSLSTDKDDYAPTETVIISGSDYQPNTTYTLVISSQDEPTVRYETSITSTENGSIYYAYQLDGIYRPNYLIEVFLGSSLVKSTTFTDSVSEYPKTICHHNPGNEVTLTFHNAQSYSGHLGTPHNDKVYDTDGPCDDSQPTEEIIVVYHSDLATDLSDVMAKPKSWFFYNDESNTIDNSLGSFVIGPGTPPRGDGSVEISVSGTQRRNLATYQFSGIPLASITTLAYSTYNPSAGNGGSANRVGYLGFNVDFDGSDTWQKRLLFHPTANGTVQQDTWQKWDAINNGNALWSWSGLSGHGGSATKWPDGSTSEYRSINELVAAFPNIRIRVSDPWMGIRVGEPYSDGYTENIDLFKFGTANHTTIWDFEPGQSQPEPVCGNGLVEDGEQCDYSSLNGSSPCSSSCQWIAECRPENLANGGFDIPTVAHSKKWDIFENEEVPGWTAEWYGGSSSYSGQDRPSPKIEIHAGVNNWAPVDNPYVELDSDWVGPDGNLNNEPASTTLSQQVPTIPGYQYTLSWKHSPRPKHNNNHLQVKVNGGEVFNSGILSGSSGINWVTETHTFTANSDLTTISFTELGKADSFGMFLDDVSLECIGSCQEISGQKIDGRSEQGIDGWNIYLTKAISEEIAVPALNAPTISGPVLDSGKQYIILASGTYSAGDTITADAEYSVTSKFSGDTWTDLVTGYESHGDHLLDLELGGVADPPFWGEYHNSHTYTALVAGNNTAITFKLNDFYPYNNSGSLTVQVFEVIDTRVTRDGGLYTFGEMCSAETLYIFEENRPLWTRNSPSSGFYPVGQLETYDFANSMVAGTISGHKWNDINGDGQRGDEPGLEGWQIIVHPTNQDPYQIITLNTNDSNGEDSLPLTAGRTYLIEAEGTWNNKNGAEYNDADYASTDDWSTYFNYDDDSSRDPRIVDLVIDDQDVDWGSYNQNHLYKTVLKGSGVSKNFKISEAGGPISWYNDNLGTLTIRIYDVTDQIYTTDQDGYYTATNLEPGEYQVIELNQEGWIQTYPTNPKYHHLTLNSHDELTADFGNQQDLPKISDVTVCKVNDNQTPLSGWNVGLLGKKIGTYTVPVNNTSVSTADLPAGDYALLAHGTYRFANWGDAGIADAGYSLRIPGQSYSAHTNPYDTWVSGDELNTPGALEIQVNGNNVDWGLFSDVHEYLYSLSSHPGGSLSFKIYDNVISDNINSITNPLSVSVYQGFTGTTSENGCVTFEDVPYGDYTLYESLQAGWENIEGHDTQVTVDSSTEEFTLINLANKSISGFKYEDTGTGTKILSDWAIQLFSCAAHGDCSSEPIITTTTTVNGYDFQNLTSGYYLVKEEAREGWSPKQSLSWFVDLVNQQSVQVDFTNARNSSITACKVEDSDGNTTTTDDQNIVAGWPISLYQNGQPVDTQETENDGCYTWTDLDPYQSYKISENVENSGYIALSDTEHTFESLTPGQDNQYTFVNFRMGMVKGYKYHDINANGSQQLYDELSNPYEGYLNDWEICLVPHQQGEEHEISLLSANESIPEGSNCVLTGAGEWPDGYYEFINLGPGTYRLYETPQPDWIQTEPSDPNGYIFTITSGFGMGEGGWYNFGNYSPSDLVLTKSVTRSGDTATYTLTVRNEGIGQVDDVSITDTLPEGFVLDTGSVTLTRPDSTTINPPTSGTNPYTWDIAPVIYQYNSEDEYPEIYTLTYDVDVSAVDISGDHTNVAVANGDDPGQSPVFSNYATALLAIASDLDYSAGVSGDQQGDVLGASTSTGQVLGAATGTPSLWALLGLLFIALGLVLRLPKDKIKKLIATLALTLIPLVVSSPVLAEEPKPDTTAPSVHIVNLPTYKNTNSFEISYTALDAGTSGLREVTLEFRREGQSWQNLTTLTSSSGKFMVNSSHITQDDKYYFRSTACDHAGNCASDETSTIVDRELPPAPESFQKSWKDEYAYILKWHNPSSTQSYKVYIYRYHEPVFIAQDASLIAVLDVTPNTDIEWQNSHPEPKPYYYAIRNVDPAGNTSGLVSDPETTATTTSSSQSAPEGTPVTGSESFSGTKLVAAQSGSGQILGEQDSQDEDQDEEGSEVSPDSDAIDQALDQATPEGGPDSSPSILWRILIIIAVGIILIYIFYIRKK; this is encoded by the coding sequence ATGAAAAAGATCTGGATAAAACGATTCACTAGCCTTGCCCTCTCTCTTATTCTTCTGACAAACTCCCTTACGCCCTACATTCTCGCTCAAGAAATCACTCCATCACCTGAACCTACTCCAACTACGGAAACTACTCCCACTCCAGAGCCAACCCTAACTGCAACTCCTACTCCAGAAACCACCCCAACACCAACGTTAGAAGTTACCCCAGAAGTTACCCCAGAAGTTATCCCCACACCATTACCAGATACCAATCCTGTTGATCCTGACTTAGCTACCACCCCTAGTGACCCAGTTCCTTCTCCCACACCATCTGTGGATCTAGACTCTCCTGATGCCCAAGGCAGTGCTCAGCTTACTCCCTCACTTTCCACTGATAAAGATGACTATGCACCAACAGAAACAGTCATCATCTCCGGTTCCGACTATCAACCCAATACCACCTATACTCTAGTTATTTCATCGCAGGATGAGCCTACTGTCCGGTACGAGACTTCCATTACCAGCACTGAAAATGGTTCTATCTACTACGCCTATCAGCTAGATGGTATCTATCGCCCCAACTATTTAATAGAGGTCTTTTTAGGTTCAAGTCTAGTTAAGTCGACTACTTTTACTGACTCTGTAAGTGAATATCCCAAAACCATCTGTCACCACAACCCTGGCAACGAGGTTACCCTGACTTTTCATAACGCACAGTCATATAGCGGACATCTTGGCACCCCACACAATGATAAGGTCTATGACACTGATGGTCCTTGTGACGACTCCCAACCTACTGAAGAAATAATCGTTGTCTATCACTCAGATTTAGCTACAGACCTTAGTGATGTTATGGCCAAGCCGAAATCATGGTTCTTCTATAACGACGAATCCAATACTATCGACAACTCACTCGGGTCATTTGTCATCGGACCAGGCACACCGCCTAGAGGAGATGGTAGCGTCGAGATTAGTGTTTCCGGAACCCAAAGAAGGAACCTGGCTACGTATCAGTTTAGCGGCATACCTTTGGCAAGTATCACAACCCTCGCGTACAGCACCTACAATCCCTCTGCTGGTAACGGCGGATCAGCCAACCGAGTCGGTTATCTTGGCTTTAACGTTGACTTTGATGGCTCAGATACATGGCAGAAACGACTCCTGTTCCACCCCACCGCCAACGGAACAGTCCAACAAGACACATGGCAAAAATGGGATGCCATTAACAATGGTAACGCCCTTTGGAGTTGGTCTGGCTTAAGTGGTCATGGTGGCAGTGCCACTAAGTGGCCAGACGGCAGCACCTCAGAATATCGCTCAATTAATGAGCTAGTAGCCGCCTTCCCCAATATTCGTATTCGCGTTTCAGATCCTTGGATGGGAATTCGGGTTGGCGAACCATATTCAGATGGATATACAGAGAACATAGATCTCTTTAAATTCGGAACTGCCAATCACACTACCATCTGGGACTTTGAACCTGGACAAAGCCAACCCGAACCAGTTTGTGGCAATGGGTTAGTAGAGGACGGTGAGCAGTGCGACTATAGCTCTCTTAATGGATCATCCCCTTGTTCTTCTTCCTGTCAGTGGATTGCAGAGTGTCGACCGGAGAACCTCGCCAATGGCGGATTTGATATCCCGACAGTTGCTCACTCCAAAAAATGGGACATCTTTGAAAATGAAGAAGTACCTGGCTGGACAGCCGAGTGGTACGGCGGATCATCTTCATATTCCGGCCAAGATCGTCCATCACCCAAAATTGAGATTCATGCCGGAGTCAACAACTGGGCACCGGTCGATAACCCGTATGTCGAGCTAGATAGCGACTGGGTCGGACCAGACGGAAATCTCAACAATGAACCAGCCTCAACTACTCTTTCTCAACAAGTTCCCACCATTCCGGGCTATCAGTACACCCTATCCTGGAAACATTCACCTCGCCCCAAACACAACAATAACCATCTCCAGGTCAAAGTTAATGGAGGAGAAGTATTTAATAGTGGCATCCTTTCAGGTTCAAGCGGTATCAATTGGGTCACAGAAACTCACACCTTTACTGCCAACAGTGATCTAACCACCATCTCTTTCACAGAACTTGGGAAGGCTGACTCATTTGGCATGTTCCTAGATGATGTCAGTCTGGAGTGTATAGGGTCATGTCAGGAAATTTCCGGACAAAAGATAGACGGTCGTTCAGAACAAGGTATTGATGGATGGAACATCTATCTCACTAAAGCTATCTCTGAAGAAATCGCAGTTCCAGCTTTAAATGCCCCCACTATTTCAGGACCAGTTCTTGATAGTGGAAAACAGTACATTATTCTCGCTTCGGGTACATATTCAGCCGGTGACACGATTACTGCTGATGCAGAGTACTCAGTCACCAGTAAGTTCTCGGGTGATACCTGGACCGACTTAGTCACTGGTTACGAATCACATGGAGATCACCTCCTAGATCTCGAGCTTGGTGGCGTTGCCGACCCACCATTCTGGGGCGAGTATCACAACTCCCACACATACACAGCACTTGTAGCAGGTAACAACACCGCCATTACCTTCAAACTCAATGACTTCTATCCTTACAATAACTCAGGCTCACTTACAGTTCAGGTATTCGAAGTTATAGACACCCGTGTTACCAGAGACGGTGGTTTGTATACATTTGGCGAGATGTGTTCCGCAGAAACACTGTATATTTTCGAAGAAAATCGTCCTCTTTGGACCAGAAACTCTCCTTCATCAGGTTTCTATCCAGTCGGCCAACTTGAAACATATGACTTTGCCAATAGCATGGTTGCTGGTACCATTTCTGGTCATAAATGGAATGATATTAACGGAGACGGACAGCGTGGCGATGAGCCAGGTCTAGAGGGCTGGCAGATTATTGTCCATCCAACCAATCAAGATCCGTATCAAATCATTACGCTTAATACCAATGACTCCAACGGGGAAGACAGTCTGCCTCTGACTGCTGGCCGTACCTATCTTATCGAAGCTGAGGGCACCTGGAATAACAAGAATGGTGCTGAATACAATGACGCCGATTATGCCAGTACCGATGACTGGTCTACCTATTTCAACTACGATGATGATTCCAGTCGCGACCCCAGGATTGTTGATCTCGTTATAGACGATCAAGACGTTGATTGGGGTAGCTACAACCAAAACCATCTCTACAAAACAGTTTTAAAAGGATCAGGGGTAAGTAAGAACTTTAAGATCTCGGAAGCTGGTGGTCCTATTTCTTGGTACAACGATAACTTAGGGACGCTAACAATCCGCATCTACGACGTCACCGATCAAATCTATACCACTGATCAAGATGGTTACTACACTGCCACCAACCTTGAACCGGGAGAATATCAGGTTATCGAGTTAAACCAAGAAGGATGGATTCAAACTTACCCAACCAATCCAAAATATCACCACCTCACCCTCAATTCTCATGATGAACTCACGGCAGATTTTGGTAATCAGCAAGATTTACCCAAAATCTCAGATGTAACCGTTTGTAAGGTGAATGACAACCAGACACCTCTCTCTGGCTGGAACGTAGGGCTTTTAGGTAAAAAAATCGGTACCTACACCGTTCCCGTCAACAATACCTCTGTCTCTACAGCTGATTTACCCGCAGGTGACTATGCTTTACTTGCTCATGGTACCTATCGCTTTGCCAACTGGGGTGATGCTGGTATTGCCGACGCTGGCTACTCTCTTCGTATTCCTGGACAATCCTACAGTGCTCACACCAATCCCTATGATACCTGGGTTAGTGGCGACGAGCTTAACACTCCAGGAGCTTTAGAGATCCAGGTTAATGGCAACAATGTTGACTGGGGTCTTTTCAGCGATGTTCACGAATACCTATACAGCCTCAGCTCACACCCCGGCGGATCTCTCAGTTTTAAAATCTATGACAATGTCATCTCAGACAATATTAACTCTATTACCAATCCTCTCTCCGTTTCGGTCTATCAAGGTTTTACTGGCACCACTTCCGAGAACGGTTGTGTTACCTTCGAAGATGTCCCCTATGGTGACTACACTCTTTACGAATCACTTCAAGCTGGTTGGGAGAACATAGAGGGACACGACACTCAAGTTACAGTTGACTCATCCACGGAGGAATTCACTCTCATTAATCTCGCCAACAAAAGTATCTCTGGTTTCAAATATGAGGATACGGGTACGGGTACCAAAATTCTAAGTGATTGGGCCATTCAGCTCTTTTCCTGTGCTGCACATGGAGACTGTAGCTCTGAGCCAATAATAACTACCACCACTACTGTCAATGGCTATGACTTCCAAAACCTCACCTCAGGCTATTACCTCGTTAAAGAAGAAGCAAGAGAAGGCTGGAGTCCTAAACAATCATTAAGTTGGTTTGTCGATCTAGTTAATCAGCAATCAGTTCAAGTTGACTTTACTAATGCTCGCAACAGCTCCATTACTGCCTGCAAAGTAGAAGACTCTGATGGAAACACTACTACTACCGATGATCAAAATATTGTTGCTGGTTGGCCAATTAGCTTGTATCAAAATGGCCAGCCTGTAGACACTCAAGAGACAGAAAATGACGGCTGCTATACCTGGACAGATCTTGATCCATATCAGTCATACAAAATATCTGAAAACGTAGAAAACTCAGGATACATCGCCTTAAGTGACACTGAGCACACTTTTGAATCTCTTACACCTGGCCAAGATAATCAATACACTTTTGTTAACTTCCGCATGGGCATGGTTAAAGGGTATAAATATCACGACATCAATGCCAATGGATCCCAGCAGCTTTACGACGAATTAAGCAATCCCTACGAAGGCTATCTTAACGACTGGGAGATCTGTCTTGTCCCTCATCAGCAAGGCGAGGAACACGAAATAAGTCTACTTTCAGCTAATGAATCCATACCCGAAGGGTCCAACTGTGTTCTCACAGGAGCAGGGGAATGGCCTGATGGTTACTATGAATTTATTAATCTAGGCCCAGGCACCTACCGGCTTTACGAGACTCCCCAACCCGATTGGATCCAAACAGAACCGTCTGATCCTAATGGATACATATTTACCATTACTTCAGGTTTTGGTATGGGTGAGGGTGGTTGGTACAACTTCGGCAACTACTCTCCTTCAGATTTAGTTCTAACCAAGTCGGTCACCAGATCAGGTGATACGGCTACATATACACTTACTGTTCGAAACGAGGGTATTGGTCAGGTCGATGATGTCAGCATTACCGACACTCTTCCCGAGGGCTTCGTTCTCGATACAGGTTCCGTTACTCTTACCCGCCCAGATAGTACTACCATAAATCCGCCAACATCAGGTACCAACCCCTATACTTGGGACATCGCCCCAGTCATCTATCAATACAATTCTGAGGACGAATATCCAGAAATCTACACCTTAACCTATGATGTAGATGTCAGTGCTGTTGATATTAGCGGAGATCACACTAATGTAGCAGTCGCCAATGGTGACGATCCTGGCCAGAGTCCGGTTTTCTCCAACTATGCCACGGCCCTGCTCGCCATTGCCTCAGACCTTGACTACAGTGCTGGTGTCAGTGGCGATCAGCAAGGCGATGTTCTAGGTGCTTCAACCTCAACCGGACAGGTGCTAGGAGCAGCTACCGGTACTCCCAGTCTCTGGGCTCTTCTTGGTTTACTCTTCATTGCCTTAGGTTTGGTCTTAAGACTGCCCAAAGACAAAATTAAAAAACTCATTGCTACCCTCGCCTTAACCCTCATCCCCCTGGTTGTATCCTCTCCAGTTTTAGCTGAAGAACCCAAGCCTGATACCACTGCTCCCTCAGTGCATATTGTTAATCTGCCTACATACAAAAACACCAACAGCTTTGAAATCTCCTACACCGCCCTTGATGCAGGTACATCTGGCCTTAGGGAAGTCACTTTAGAATTCCGCCGCGAAGGCCAGTCCTGGCAAAACCTAACCACCCTTACCTCCTCCTCTGGTAAATTTATGGTTAATAGCTCCCACATCACTCAAGACGACAAATACTATTTCCGATCCACTGCTTGTGACCACGCCGGTAACTGTGCTTCTGATGAAACCAGCACCATTGTCGATCGGGAATTACCCCCTGCTCCAGAATCTTTCCAGAAATCCTGGAAAGACGAATATGCATATATTCTCAAGTGGCATAACCCCAGCTCCACCCAAAGTTACAAGGTCTACATCTACCGCTATCACGAACCAGTTTTCATAGCCCAGGATGCGAGCTTAATCGCTGTTCTTGATGTCACCCCCAATACTGATATTGAGTGGCAAAACAGCCATCCAGAGCCCAAGCCTTACTACTACGCCATCAGAAACGTTGATCCAGCCGGCAATACCTCAGGTCTAGTTTCTGACCCGGAAACCACCGCCACAACCACTTCCTCATCTCAATCTGCGCCTGAAGGTACTCCAGTCACTGGTTCAGAAAGTTTTTCAGGTACCAAATTAGTTGCCGCTCAATCCGGCTCCGGTCAGATTCTTGGTGAGCAGGACTCTCAAGATGAAGATCAGGATGAAGAGGGGTCAGAAGTTTCACCAGACTCCGATGCTATTGATCAAGCTCTTGACCAAGCCACTCCAGAAGGTGGCCCAGACTCATCCCCTTCCATTCTCTGGCGCATCTTAATCATCATTGCCGTTGGCATAATCCTCATCTACATCTTCTACATCAGGAAAAAATAA